One Chiloscyllium plagiosum isolate BGI_BamShark_2017 chromosome 14, ASM401019v2, whole genome shotgun sequence genomic region harbors:
- the LOC122556422 gene encoding protocadherin-10-like isoform X3 — MAYLTFPLFFVQLLCLIFGQFLYSVYGTIRYSIPEELQKGSMVGNIAKDLGIDLRQLSVRKFRIATEKHKQYLDINFENGILLVNEKIDREQLCEPIFACVLTLEAMTENPFELYNIDVEIIDINDNPPEFPKGETRFEISEFASPGTRFPLQRAYDPDSSSNSVHTYRLSQNDFFALDLQTNSNQIMTPELVLQKALDREQQATHRLTLTAIDGGSPSKSGSTQIVIIVSDINDNAPVFDENVYQVAIPENAPRGSLIAKVNAIDLDEGVNGEVIYSFSEGTGDEIRKLFSINAEKGEIRVNEIIDFEEMENYEMTVQAKDRGIAGIPSYCKVLVKVTDVNDNAPRIMISSVHTPIPENAPEGTLVAILKVTDRDSKERQAVSCRVSKDVPFKLDSSLNNYYTVVTDGVIDREKVSEYNITITCTDKGNPPLSTNKIIPVQISDVNDNVPRFTQPSFTMYVTENNAIGASIGFLSANDPDSNQNGRLSYSILDGAVHGVPVSTFVYVDSDSGVMFAQQRFDYEQLHDLQLSAQVMDNGTPPLASNVSVNVIIVDQNDNAPVILSPMANRDSAAEETVPRSADPGYLVIKVTATDADSGQNARLFYQISQPTDESLFTVSSESGEVWTIRHFGTKDSLKQQIVILVRDNGKPSLSSTISINLSVLETDQASASNVAALGNSEFWTHDIRMYLIISFGIISFVFLAAIVMLAMKIQKGAHGDHGDCCCSEILFCGVQRDSLRGVQKASANIPIPVNYPDVYERVSVPHTAGYGKCPTSNAFTKDFTLLKLHDPLQSAITVKHGSFLIDNTTKEPYSTVKETVQSHKTCSSFCLSMRGGTYHTDSRMIIPVLFSNSDQINFAFASSKKSFLSKTKVITIRDVADVFSFSNVF; from the exons ATGGCTTATTTAACGTTCCCATTATTTTTTGTGCAACTTCTTTGTTTGATATTCGGCCAATTTCTATATTCAGTTTACGGAACCATTCGCTATTCAATTCCCGAAGAATTGCAAAAAGGTTCTATGGTTGGGAACATTGCAAAAGACCTCGGGATAGATTTACGGCAGCTGTCCGTTCGGAAGTTTCGGATTGCAACTGAAAAGCACAAGCAATATCTGGACATAAATTTTGAAAACGGCATTCTGCTCGTCAATGAGAAAATCGACAGGGAACAGCTCTGTGAACCGATATTTGCATGTGTGTTGACTTTGGAAGCTATGACTGAGAACCCATTTGAATTATATAATATTGACGTGGAGATTATCGATATCAACGACAACCCACCCGAGTTCCCGAAAGGCGAGACCCGTTTTGAAATATCAGAGTTTGCTTCACCCGGAACCCGCTTTCCACTTCAAAGAGCGTACGATCCTGATTCTTCAAGCAACAGCGTCCACACTTATCGACTAAGCCAAAATGATTTCTTTGCTTTGGATCTACAAACCAATAGCAACCAAATAATGACTCCAGAGCTCGTCCTCCAAAAAGCCTTAGATAGAGAGCAGCAAGCGACTCATCGGTTAACACTAACCGCAATCGATGGAGGCTCCCCGAGCAAATCAGGAAGCACACAGATTGTCATCATCGTTTCGGATATAAATGATAATGCACCGGTTTTCGATGAGAATGTGTACCAAGTTGCGATTCCTGAAAACGCACCGAGGGGTTCTTTAATAGCAAAGGTTAATGCTATAGATTTAGACGAGGGAGTAAATGGTGAAGTAATATATTCTTTCAGCGAGGGCACTGGTGATGAAATACGTAAACTGTTCAGCATTAATGCTGAGAAAGGAGAGATCAGAGTAAATGAAATAATTGATTTCGAGGAGATGGAGAACTACGAGATGACGGTGCAAGCAAAGGACAGAGGCATTGCAGGAATACCATCGTACTGCAAGGTCCTAGTAAAAGTTACTGATGTTAATGATAACGCCCCCAGAATAATGATCAGTTCTGTGCATACCCCCATTCCAGAGAACGCCCCTGAAGGGACGTTGGTAGCCATTTTGAAAGTAACGGACAGAGACTCCAAAGAAAGACAGGCAGTTTCTTGCCGTGTTTCGAAGGATGTTCCTTTTAAGCTTGACAGTTCTTTGAATAACTATTATACAGTGGTTACTGACGGTGTCATAGATCGTGAAAAGGTGTCTGAGTACAACATTACAATTACATGCACGGATAAAGGCAACCCTCCACTTTCGACTAACAAGATTATCCCAGTGCAAATATCGGATGTAAATGATAATGTACCACGTTTTACGCAGCCTTCTTTTACAATGTATGTGACGGAAAATAATGCTATAGGCGCTTCAATCGGATTTCTATCGGCAAATGATCCAGACAGTAATCAAAATGGCCGACTGTCATATTCCATTCTGGATGGTGCAGTTCATGGTGTTCCTGTATCCACATTCGTCTATGTCGATTCAGACAGCGGAGTGATGTTTGCGCAACAAAGATTCGATTACGAGCAGCTTCACGATCTTCAGCTTTCTGCGCAAGTAATGGATAATGGAACCCCTCCGCTTGCCAGCAACGTAAGTGTAAATGTGATTATAGTCGATCAAAATGATAACGCTCCCGTGATCCTATCGCCAATGGCAAATAGAGACTCAGCAGCAGAGGAGACCGTACCCAGATCTGCTGATCCGGGTTATCTTGTGATTAAAGTGACAGCCACAGACGCTGATTCAGGACAGAACGCTAGGCTATTTTATCAGATTAGCCAGCCTACGGATGAAAGTTTGTTTACCGTGTCTTCCGAATCAGGAGAAGTATGGACTATCCGCCACTTTGGCACAAAGGATTCACTGAAACAGCAAATCGTGATCCTGGTCAGAGATAACGGAAAGCCTTCACTTTCTTCGACAATCAGTATCAACTTGTCAGTGTTGGAAACTGATCAGGCAAGTGCATCTAATGTCGCTGCGCTGGGGAACTCCGAGTTCTGGACACATGATATCAGAATGTATTTGATCATTTCTTTTGGGATAATCTCCTTTGTTTTTCTTGCGGCTATAGTAATGCTCGCTATGAAAATTCAGAAGGGCGCACATGGAGATCATGGCGACTGTTGTTGCTCAGAGATACTCTTCTGTGGTGTGCAAAGAGATTCACTGCGAGGTGTTCAAAAGGCCAGTGCGAATATTCCAATTCCAGTTAATTATCCAGATGTGTACGAAAGAGTGTCGGTCCCTCACACGGCTGGATATGGCAAGTGTCCGACTTCAAATGCATTCACGAAGGATTTTACCCTGTTAAAGTTACATGATCCTCTGCAATCCGCGATTACTGTGAAACATGGTTCTTTTCTAATAGACAACACTACAAAAGAGCCCTATTCTACTGTGAAAGAAACCGTTCAATCACACAAG ACTTGTTCTTCTTTCTGTCTGTCCATGCGTGGAGGCACATATCATACTGACAGCAGGATGATCATCCCGGTTTTGTTTTCAAACTCGGACCAAATCAATTTTGCTTTTGCCTCTTCAAAGAAATCATTTCTTTCCAAAACCAAAGTAATCACAATCAGAGATGTCGCTGACGTTTTCtccttttccaatgttttctaA
- the LOC122556422 gene encoding protocadherin-10-like isoform X4 codes for MAYLTFPLFFVQLLCLIFGQFLYSVYGTIRYSIPEELQKGSMVGNIAKDLGIDLRQLSVRKFRIATEKHKQYLDINFENGILLVNEKIDREQLCEPIFACVLTLEAMTENPFELYNIDVEIIDINDNPPEFPKGETRFEISEFASPGTRFPLQRAYDPDSSSNSVHTYRLSQNDFFALDLQTNSNQIMTPELVLQKALDREQQATHRLTLTAIDGGSPSKSGSTQIVIIVSDINDNAPVFDENVYQVAIPENAPRGSLIAKVNAIDLDEGVNGEVIYSFSEGTGDEIRKLFSINAEKGEIRVNEIIDFEEMENYEMTVQAKDRGIAGIPSYCKVLVKVTDVNDNAPRIMISSVHTPIPENAPEGTLVAILKVTDRDSKERQAVSCRVSKDVPFKLDSSLNNYYTVVTDGVIDREKVSEYNITITCTDKGNPPLSTNKIIPVQISDVNDNVPRFTQPSFTMYVTENNAIGASIGFLSANDPDSNQNGRLSYSILDGAVHGVPVSTFVYVDSDSGVMFAQQRFDYEQLHDLQLSAQVMDNGTPPLASNVSVNVIIVDQNDNAPVILSPMANRDSAAEETVPRSADPGYLVIKVTATDADSGQNARLFYQISQPTDESLFTVSSESGEVWTIRHFGTKDSLKQQIVILVRDNGKPSLSSTISINLSVLETDQASASNVAALGNSEFWTHDIRMYLIISFGIISFVFLAAIVMLAMKIQKGAHGDHGDCCCSEILFCGVQRDSLRGVQKASANIPIPVNYPDVYERVSVPHTAGYGKCPTSNAFTKDFTLLKLHDPLQSAITVKHGSFLIDNTTKEPYSTVKETVQSHKAYSSRPRDLEQSSIERCSSGQYGMGLYTSDKCEVEPDPRRLVEIHSRAL; via the coding sequence ATGGCTTATTTAACGTTCCCATTATTTTTTGTGCAACTTCTTTGTTTGATATTCGGCCAATTTCTATATTCAGTTTACGGAACCATTCGCTATTCAATTCCCGAAGAATTGCAAAAAGGTTCTATGGTTGGGAACATTGCAAAAGACCTCGGGATAGATTTACGGCAGCTGTCCGTTCGGAAGTTTCGGATTGCAACTGAAAAGCACAAGCAATATCTGGACATAAATTTTGAAAACGGCATTCTGCTCGTCAATGAGAAAATCGACAGGGAACAGCTCTGTGAACCGATATTTGCATGTGTGTTGACTTTGGAAGCTATGACTGAGAACCCATTTGAATTATATAATATTGACGTGGAGATTATCGATATCAACGACAACCCACCCGAGTTCCCGAAAGGCGAGACCCGTTTTGAAATATCAGAGTTTGCTTCACCCGGAACCCGCTTTCCACTTCAAAGAGCGTACGATCCTGATTCTTCAAGCAACAGCGTCCACACTTATCGACTAAGCCAAAATGATTTCTTTGCTTTGGATCTACAAACCAATAGCAACCAAATAATGACTCCAGAGCTCGTCCTCCAAAAAGCCTTAGATAGAGAGCAGCAAGCGACTCATCGGTTAACACTAACCGCAATCGATGGAGGCTCCCCGAGCAAATCAGGAAGCACACAGATTGTCATCATCGTTTCGGATATAAATGATAATGCACCGGTTTTCGATGAGAATGTGTACCAAGTTGCGATTCCTGAAAACGCACCGAGGGGTTCTTTAATAGCAAAGGTTAATGCTATAGATTTAGACGAGGGAGTAAATGGTGAAGTAATATATTCTTTCAGCGAGGGCACTGGTGATGAAATACGTAAACTGTTCAGCATTAATGCTGAGAAAGGAGAGATCAGAGTAAATGAAATAATTGATTTCGAGGAGATGGAGAACTACGAGATGACGGTGCAAGCAAAGGACAGAGGCATTGCAGGAATACCATCGTACTGCAAGGTCCTAGTAAAAGTTACTGATGTTAATGATAACGCCCCCAGAATAATGATCAGTTCTGTGCATACCCCCATTCCAGAGAACGCCCCTGAAGGGACGTTGGTAGCCATTTTGAAAGTAACGGACAGAGACTCCAAAGAAAGACAGGCAGTTTCTTGCCGTGTTTCGAAGGATGTTCCTTTTAAGCTTGACAGTTCTTTGAATAACTATTATACAGTGGTTACTGACGGTGTCATAGATCGTGAAAAGGTGTCTGAGTACAACATTACAATTACATGCACGGATAAAGGCAACCCTCCACTTTCGACTAACAAGATTATCCCAGTGCAAATATCGGATGTAAATGATAATGTACCACGTTTTACGCAGCCTTCTTTTACAATGTATGTGACGGAAAATAATGCTATAGGCGCTTCAATCGGATTTCTATCGGCAAATGATCCAGACAGTAATCAAAATGGCCGACTGTCATATTCCATTCTGGATGGTGCAGTTCATGGTGTTCCTGTATCCACATTCGTCTATGTCGATTCAGACAGCGGAGTGATGTTTGCGCAACAAAGATTCGATTACGAGCAGCTTCACGATCTTCAGCTTTCTGCGCAAGTAATGGATAATGGAACCCCTCCGCTTGCCAGCAACGTAAGTGTAAATGTGATTATAGTCGATCAAAATGATAACGCTCCCGTGATCCTATCGCCAATGGCAAATAGAGACTCAGCAGCAGAGGAGACCGTACCCAGATCTGCTGATCCGGGTTATCTTGTGATTAAAGTGACAGCCACAGACGCTGATTCAGGACAGAACGCTAGGCTATTTTATCAGATTAGCCAGCCTACGGATGAAAGTTTGTTTACCGTGTCTTCCGAATCAGGAGAAGTATGGACTATCCGCCACTTTGGCACAAAGGATTCACTGAAACAGCAAATCGTGATCCTGGTCAGAGATAACGGAAAGCCTTCACTTTCTTCGACAATCAGTATCAACTTGTCAGTGTTGGAAACTGATCAGGCAAGTGCATCTAATGTCGCTGCGCTGGGGAACTCCGAGTTCTGGACACATGATATCAGAATGTATTTGATCATTTCTTTTGGGATAATCTCCTTTGTTTTTCTTGCGGCTATAGTAATGCTCGCTATGAAAATTCAGAAGGGCGCACATGGAGATCATGGCGACTGTTGTTGCTCAGAGATACTCTTCTGTGGTGTGCAAAGAGATTCACTGCGAGGTGTTCAAAAGGCCAGTGCGAATATTCCAATTCCAGTTAATTATCCAGATGTGTACGAAAGAGTGTCGGTCCCTCACACGGCTGGATATGGCAAGTGTCCGACTTCAAATGCATTCACGAAGGATTTTACCCTGTTAAAGTTACATGATCCTCTGCAATCCGCGATTACTGTGAAACATGGTTCTTTTCTAATAGACAACACTACAAAAGAGCCCTATTCTACTGTGAAAGAAACCGTTCAATCACACAAG
- the LOC122556422 gene encoding protocadherin-10-like isoform X8, with product MAYLTFPLFFVQLLCLIFGQFLYSVYGTIRYSIPEELQKGSMVGNIAKDLGIDLRQLSVRKFRIATEKHKQYLDINFENGILLVNEKIDREQLCEPIFACVLTLEAMTENPFELYNIDVEIIDINDNPPEFPKGETRFEISEFASPGTRFPLQRAYDPDSSSNSVHTYRLSQNDFFALDLQTNSNQIMTPELVLQKALDREQQATHRLTLTAIDGGSPSKSGSTQIVIIVSDINDNAPVFDENVYQVAIPENAPRGSLIAKVNAIDLDEGVNGEVIYSFSEGTGDEIRKLFSINAEKGEIRVNEIIDFEEMENYEMTVQAKDRGIAGIPSYCKVLVKVTDVNDNAPRIMISSVHTPIPENAPEGTLVAILKVTDRDSKERQAVSCRVSKDVPFKLDSSLNNYYTVVTDGVIDREKVSEYNITITCTDKGNPPLSTNKIIPVQISDVNDNVPRFTQPSFTMYVTENNAIGASIGFLSANDPDSNQNGRLSYSILDGAVHGVPVSTFVYVDSDSGVMFAQQRFDYEQLHDLQLSAQVMDNGTPPLASNVSVNVIIVDQNDNAPVILSPMANRDSAAEETVPRSADPGYLVIKVTATDADSGQNARLFYQISQPTDESLFTVSSESGEVWTIRHFGTKDSLKQQIVILVRDNGKPSLSSTISINLSVLETDQAYSSRPRDLEQSSIERCSSGQYGMGLYTSDKCEVEPDPRRLVEIHSRAL from the coding sequence ATGGCTTATTTAACGTTCCCATTATTTTTTGTGCAACTTCTTTGTTTGATATTCGGCCAATTTCTATATTCAGTTTACGGAACCATTCGCTATTCAATTCCCGAAGAATTGCAAAAAGGTTCTATGGTTGGGAACATTGCAAAAGACCTCGGGATAGATTTACGGCAGCTGTCCGTTCGGAAGTTTCGGATTGCAACTGAAAAGCACAAGCAATATCTGGACATAAATTTTGAAAACGGCATTCTGCTCGTCAATGAGAAAATCGACAGGGAACAGCTCTGTGAACCGATATTTGCATGTGTGTTGACTTTGGAAGCTATGACTGAGAACCCATTTGAATTATATAATATTGACGTGGAGATTATCGATATCAACGACAACCCACCCGAGTTCCCGAAAGGCGAGACCCGTTTTGAAATATCAGAGTTTGCTTCACCCGGAACCCGCTTTCCACTTCAAAGAGCGTACGATCCTGATTCTTCAAGCAACAGCGTCCACACTTATCGACTAAGCCAAAATGATTTCTTTGCTTTGGATCTACAAACCAATAGCAACCAAATAATGACTCCAGAGCTCGTCCTCCAAAAAGCCTTAGATAGAGAGCAGCAAGCGACTCATCGGTTAACACTAACCGCAATCGATGGAGGCTCCCCGAGCAAATCAGGAAGCACACAGATTGTCATCATCGTTTCGGATATAAATGATAATGCACCGGTTTTCGATGAGAATGTGTACCAAGTTGCGATTCCTGAAAACGCACCGAGGGGTTCTTTAATAGCAAAGGTTAATGCTATAGATTTAGACGAGGGAGTAAATGGTGAAGTAATATATTCTTTCAGCGAGGGCACTGGTGATGAAATACGTAAACTGTTCAGCATTAATGCTGAGAAAGGAGAGATCAGAGTAAATGAAATAATTGATTTCGAGGAGATGGAGAACTACGAGATGACGGTGCAAGCAAAGGACAGAGGCATTGCAGGAATACCATCGTACTGCAAGGTCCTAGTAAAAGTTACTGATGTTAATGATAACGCCCCCAGAATAATGATCAGTTCTGTGCATACCCCCATTCCAGAGAACGCCCCTGAAGGGACGTTGGTAGCCATTTTGAAAGTAACGGACAGAGACTCCAAAGAAAGACAGGCAGTTTCTTGCCGTGTTTCGAAGGATGTTCCTTTTAAGCTTGACAGTTCTTTGAATAACTATTATACAGTGGTTACTGACGGTGTCATAGATCGTGAAAAGGTGTCTGAGTACAACATTACAATTACATGCACGGATAAAGGCAACCCTCCACTTTCGACTAACAAGATTATCCCAGTGCAAATATCGGATGTAAATGATAATGTACCACGTTTTACGCAGCCTTCTTTTACAATGTATGTGACGGAAAATAATGCTATAGGCGCTTCAATCGGATTTCTATCGGCAAATGATCCAGACAGTAATCAAAATGGCCGACTGTCATATTCCATTCTGGATGGTGCAGTTCATGGTGTTCCTGTATCCACATTCGTCTATGTCGATTCAGACAGCGGAGTGATGTTTGCGCAACAAAGATTCGATTACGAGCAGCTTCACGATCTTCAGCTTTCTGCGCAAGTAATGGATAATGGAACCCCTCCGCTTGCCAGCAACGTAAGTGTAAATGTGATTATAGTCGATCAAAATGATAACGCTCCCGTGATCCTATCGCCAATGGCAAATAGAGACTCAGCAGCAGAGGAGACCGTACCCAGATCTGCTGATCCGGGTTATCTTGTGATTAAAGTGACAGCCACAGACGCTGATTCAGGACAGAACGCTAGGCTATTTTATCAGATTAGCCAGCCTACGGATGAAAGTTTGTTTACCGTGTCTTCCGAATCAGGAGAAGTATGGACTATCCGCCACTTTGGCACAAAGGATTCACTGAAACAGCAAATCGTGATCCTGGTCAGAGATAACGGAAAGCCTTCACTTTCTTCGACAATCAGTATCAACTTGTCAGTGTTGGAAACTGATCAG